From Halomicrobium salinisoli, the proteins below share one genomic window:
- a CDS encoding glycoside hydrolase family 9 protein, whose amino-acid sequence MTRETRDRSQTGESETNGGGSPHRTERRTFLKAGLVGLGTVAAGGPGAGVASAVAKDDYNLAHALQQSLYFFDANECGDGVTGQPLEWRGDCHLVDESVPLRQSIDEGGSNVPESYVDEHSDVLDPNGDGTVDLSGGFHDAGDHVKFGLPQAYAASTLGWALYEFEDAFREIGSDDHIRRHLRRFTDYFLKSIFRDDDGTVVAFSYQVANGNFDHEYWGPPELQDNEEMPRPAYLATPETPASDQCGAAAAALALQSLNLEDEDPEYAERCLDNAQALYEFGVEHRGLGHGGEFYPSSSDADDLAWAAVWLHVATGEQRYLEDVIGTDGSGNYTGHVGEIIATTEDEWNNTWVHSWDTVWSGVILKLAGITDDQQWWDLARWHLEYWTGGEVSHDGSSGNYIQTTPAGFSYLDQWGSARYNASAQFLATVYRKQGGEKGEALTDWARGQMQYIMGDNPFGYSLIVGFTEDHAEEPHHDAAHGSLVGQPSDPPKPKHTLWGALVGGPDDQDEHNDETDDYIYNEVAIDYNAGFVGALAGLYTYYGDGDEPVEGFPPDEEPIDPYYVEAQVEGNSAETVEIKAFINNVAVHPPRFEDGLSFRYFFDASGIDDPEGLTVDVFYDQVGSQLGQPAEVVGPEPYDESEGVYYVEFDYSGTAIAGRYELTFALSDYTNASLDASTDWSFQDLGDGLTETEYMPVYVDGELAFGREPGGNAPDTTAPGAPSPVSVTSTGTTSLGLSWSAVTDDGSGLDQYVVAVDGTERTTVPAGTTSATVDDLDPDTDYEISVRAVDGAGNESEPATATATTDTEGGGDGPEPLDGTRPTDPDGDGVYEDLNGNGETDYSDVVRYFDEIDGEYFAENAEYFDFNGNGEADYSDLVALFQEV is encoded by the coding sequence ATGACACGCGAGACCAGAGACAGATCGCAGACGGGGGAATCGGAGACGAACGGCGGGGGGTCGCCACACCGGACGGAGCGGCGGACGTTCCTCAAGGCCGGCCTGGTCGGCCTGGGCACCGTCGCCGCGGGGGGTCCGGGAGCGGGCGTCGCGAGCGCCGTCGCGAAGGACGACTACAACCTGGCCCACGCGCTCCAGCAGTCGCTGTACTTCTTCGACGCGAACGAGTGCGGCGACGGCGTGACCGGCCAGCCGCTGGAGTGGCGCGGCGACTGCCACCTCGTCGACGAGTCAGTGCCGCTGCGGCAGTCCATCGACGAGGGCGGGTCGAACGTACCGGAGTCGTACGTCGACGAACACAGCGACGTCCTCGATCCGAACGGCGACGGGACGGTCGACCTCAGCGGCGGGTTCCACGACGCGGGCGACCACGTCAAGTTCGGCCTGCCGCAGGCCTATGCCGCGTCGACGCTGGGGTGGGCGCTGTACGAGTTCGAGGACGCCTTCCGCGAGATCGGCAGCGACGACCACATCCGGCGGCACCTCCGGCGCTTTACCGACTACTTCCTGAAGTCCATCTTCCGCGACGACGACGGGACCGTGGTGGCCTTCTCCTACCAGGTCGCCAACGGCAACTTCGACCACGAGTACTGGGGCCCGCCGGAGCTACAGGACAACGAGGAGATGCCCCGGCCGGCCTACCTCGCGACGCCGGAGACGCCCGCGAGCGACCAGTGCGGCGCCGCAGCGGCCGCGCTCGCGCTCCAGTCCCTGAACCTCGAAGACGAGGACCCCGAGTACGCCGAGCGATGCCTGGACAACGCGCAGGCGCTCTACGAGTTCGGGGTCGAGCACCGCGGCCTCGGCCACGGCGGGGAGTTCTACCCCTCTAGCAGCGACGCCGACGACCTGGCCTGGGCGGCCGTCTGGCTCCACGTCGCCACCGGCGAGCAGCGGTACCTCGAGGACGTGATCGGCACCGACGGCAGCGGCAACTACACCGGTCACGTCGGCGAGATCATCGCCACCACGGAGGACGAGTGGAACAACACCTGGGTCCACTCCTGGGACACCGTCTGGAGCGGCGTGATCCTGAAGCTCGCCGGGATCACCGACGACCAGCAGTGGTGGGACCTGGCGCGGTGGCACCTCGAGTACTGGACCGGCGGCGAGGTGTCTCACGACGGCAGTAGCGGCAACTACATCCAGACCACGCCGGCGGGCTTCTCGTACCTCGACCAGTGGGGCTCGGCCCGCTACAACGCGTCCGCCCAGTTCCTCGCGACGGTCTACCGCAAGCAGGGCGGCGAGAAGGGCGAGGCCCTGACCGACTGGGCCCGCGGCCAGATGCAGTACATCATGGGCGACAACCCCTTCGGCTACTCGCTGATCGTCGGGTTCACCGAGGACCACGCCGAGGAGCCCCACCACGACGCCGCCCACGGCTCGCTCGTCGGCCAGCCGTCTGACCCGCCCAAGCCCAAACACACGCTGTGGGGCGCGCTCGTCGGCGGCCCCGACGATCAGGACGAACACAACGACGAGACCGACGACTACATCTACAACGAAGTCGCCATCGACTACAACGCCGGGTTCGTCGGCGCGCTCGCGGGCCTGTACACCTACTACGGCGACGGCGACGAGCCAGTCGAGGGCTTCCCGCCGGACGAGGAGCCCATCGACCCCTACTACGTCGAGGCCCAGGTCGAGGGCAACTCGGCGGAGACCGTCGAGATCAAGGCGTTCATCAACAACGTCGCGGTCCACCCGCCGCGCTTCGAAGACGGGCTGAGCTTCCGGTACTTCTTCGACGCGAGCGGGATCGACGACCCGGAGGGGCTGACCGTCGACGTCTTCTACGATCAGGTGGGCTCCCAGCTCGGCCAGCCCGCTGAGGTCGTGGGGCCGGAGCCCTACGACGAGTCCGAGGGCGTCTACTACGTCGAGTTCGACTACTCCGGGACGGCCATCGCGGGCCGGTACGAGCTGACCTTCGCGCTCAGCGACTACACGAACGCCAGCCTCGACGCCAGCACCGACTGGAGCTTCCAGGACCTCGGCGACGGGCTCACCGAGACCGAGTACATGCCGGTCTACGTCGACGGCGAGCTCGCCTTCGGCCGCGAGCCCGGCGGGAACGCGCCGGACACGACCGCGCCGGGGGCGCCATCCCCCGTCAGCGTGACGAGCACGGGGACGACGTCGCTCGGGCTCTCCTGGAGCGCGGTCACCGACGACGGCTCCGGCCTCGATCAGTACGTCGTCGCGGTCGACGGCACCGAACGGACCACCGTCCCCGCGGGCACCACGTCGGCGACCGTCGACGACCTCGATCCCGACACCGACTACGAGATCAGCGTCCGGGCCGTCGACGGGGCCGGCAACGAGTCGGAGCCGGCGACGGCGACCGCGACGACCGACACCGAGGGCGGCGGCGACGGACCCGAGCCGCTGGACGGGACGCGGCCGACCGACCCCGACGGCGACGGCGTCTACGAGGACCTCAACGGCAACGGCGAGACCGACTACTCGGACGTCGTGCGCTACTTCGACGAGATCGACGGCGAGTACTTCGCCGAGAACGCCGAGTACTTCGACTTCAACGGCAACGGCGAGGCCGACTACAGCGACCTCGTCGCCCTGTTCCAGGAGGTGTAG
- a CDS encoding amino acid permease, translated as MGKELERDLGLPAVIAISIGAMIGSGIFILPGLALKMAGPAVIVAYLLAGLLVLPAALSKSEMATAMPEAGGTYIYIERGMGPLLGTIAGVGTWFSLSFKGALALVGGIPYLLYLTDLPETPVALALAALLIVVNLVGAKQTGRLQVGIVVVMLAAMAWFVVGGLPATNAASYGDFFAEGPGGLLAATGFVFVSYAGVTKVASVAEEVEDPDRNLPLGILASLGVTTLLYVLIVVVMVGVTEPGGLSESVPMIDAAEAALAWPGVVAVIVAAVLALISTANAGILSSSRYPFAMARDQLAPPSLTEVHDRFGTPARAITLTGAVMLVLIAFVPVSEIAKLASAFQIVVFALVNGAVIAFREGAADYDPSFESPLYPWTQIVGILGGLLLIGFMGTVPLVGAAVITVGSVLWYFYYARERVEREGAATDVVRRSVGRQAVERTRSLFEDVEGYEVLVAVTEDTSEARERSLLRIAADVARENDGSVTVVQFDEVPDQEPLEHASEVQSAADVEFERRTEDLTEAFDVPVHYGEIVSHDVRHAVVNFAEHEGADFLVMERSNEPLYASLLGSTSEWITRNAPCDVLLVEERDLDAVESVSVVADQGPFDPQKIAVANALASETGSPIDLVYRVDADATEAQRATIDEYLAELEALCSVPVERSVVESDDRASDFVDVTDPADVLVIGTDGGRLRGRLFGRPADRIVDTVDCTAIQVQPRESERPGPLRRIVERFVF; from the coding sequence ATGGGGAAGGAACTCGAACGCGACCTCGGCCTCCCGGCGGTGATCGCCATCTCGATCGGCGCGATGATCGGGAGCGGGATCTTCATCCTCCCGGGGCTGGCCCTGAAGATGGCCGGCCCGGCCGTCATCGTGGCGTACCTGTTGGCCGGCCTGCTCGTGCTCCCGGCGGCGCTCTCGAAGTCGGAGATGGCCACCGCGATGCCCGAGGCCGGTGGGACCTACATCTACATCGAGCGCGGGATGGGGCCGCTGCTGGGCACCATCGCCGGCGTCGGCACCTGGTTCTCGCTGTCGTTCAAGGGCGCGCTGGCGCTGGTCGGCGGGATCCCCTATCTCCTGTACCTGACCGACCTTCCGGAGACGCCGGTCGCGCTCGCACTGGCGGCGCTGCTGATCGTCGTGAACCTCGTCGGCGCCAAGCAGACCGGCCGCCTGCAGGTCGGCATCGTCGTCGTCATGCTCGCGGCGATGGCGTGGTTCGTGGTCGGCGGCCTGCCGGCGACGAACGCCGCGAGCTACGGGGACTTCTTCGCGGAGGGGCCGGGCGGCCTGCTGGCGGCGACGGGCTTCGTGTTCGTCTCCTACGCCGGCGTGACGAAGGTCGCCAGCGTCGCCGAGGAGGTCGAGGACCCCGACCGGAACCTCCCGCTGGGGATCCTGGCGTCGCTCGGGGTGACGACGCTGCTGTACGTGCTGATCGTCGTGGTGATGGTCGGCGTGACCGAGCCCGGCGGCCTCAGCGAGTCGGTCCCGATGATCGACGCGGCGGAGGCGGCGCTCGCGTGGCCGGGCGTCGTCGCCGTCATCGTCGCGGCCGTGCTCGCCCTGATCAGCACCGCCAACGCCGGCATCCTCTCCTCGTCGCGGTACCCCTTCGCGATGGCTCGCGACCAGCTCGCGCCGCCGTCGCTGACCGAGGTCCACGACCGGTTCGGGACGCCCGCCAGGGCCATCACGCTCACGGGCGCGGTCATGCTCGTCCTGATCGCCTTCGTCCCCGTCTCCGAGATCGCCAAGCTGGCCAGCGCCTTCCAGATCGTCGTGTTCGCGCTGGTCAACGGCGCCGTGATCGCCTTCCGCGAGGGCGCGGCCGACTACGACCCGAGCTTCGAGTCGCCGCTGTACCCGTGGACGCAGATCGTCGGCATCCTCGGCGGGCTGTTGCTGATCGGCTTCATGGGGACCGTCCCGCTCGTGGGGGCGGCCGTCATCACCGTCGGCTCCGTGCTGTGGTACTTCTACTACGCCCGCGAGCGCGTCGAGCGCGAGGGGGCCGCCACGGACGTCGTCCGGCGGTCGGTCGGTCGGCAGGCCGTCGAGCGCACACGGTCGCTGTTCGAGGACGTCGAGGGCTACGAGGTGCTGGTCGCGGTCACCGAGGACACGAGCGAGGCCCGCGAGCGGTCGCTCCTGCGGATCGCGGCCGACGTCGCCCGCGAGAACGACGGGTCGGTCACAGTCGTCCAGTTCGACGAGGTGCCCGACCAGGAGCCGCTGGAGCACGCCTCCGAGGTACAGTCGGCCGCCGACGTCGAGTTCGAGCGCCGGACCGAGGACCTCACCGAGGCGTTCGACGTCCCCGTCCACTACGGGGAGATCGTCAGCCACGACGTCCGCCACGCCGTCGTCAACTTCGCCGAGCACGAGGGCGCCGACTTCCTCGTCATGGAGCGGAGCAACGAGCCGCTGTACGCCTCCCTGCTGGGGTCGACCTCCGAGTGGATCACCCGGAACGCGCCCTGCGACGTCCTGCTCGTCGAGGAGCGGGACCTCGACGCGGTCGAGTCCGTCTCGGTCGTCGCCGACCAGGGTCCGTTCGATCCCCAGAAGATCGCCGTCGCGAACGCGCTGGCCAGCGAGACCGGCTCGCCGATCGACCTCGTCTACCGGGTCGACGCCGACGCGACCGAGGCCCAGCGGGCGACCATCGACGAGTACCTGGCGGAGCTAGAGGCGCTGTGTTCGGTCCCGGTCGAGCGCTCGGTCGTCGAGTCCGACGACCGGGCGAGCGACTTCGTCGACGTGACCGATCCCGCCGACGTGCTGGTGATCGGCACCGACGGCGGCCGGCTCCGGGGCCGCCTGTTCGGCCGGCCCGCCGATCGGATCGTCGACACCGTCGACTGCACGGCGATCCAGGTCCAGCCCCGGGAGTCGGAGCGACCCGGCCCGCTCCGACGGATCGTCGAGCGGTTCGTGTTCTGA
- a CDS encoding phosphoglycerol geranylgeranyltransferase: MSTWADWDHVVKIDPDKSLVEGETFEDVCETGTDALEIGGTLDVTSEKMERVIDACAKYDVPLYQEPSNPSVVVDDEAVDGYLVPTVLNAGDLAWTTGFHKEWVKTSDVDWDRTTTEAYVILNPDCSAAQLTQADTDQDADDVAAYAEMAEQMLGQEIVYVEYSGTLGDPEKVEAAHEALEESTLFYGGGIRDYESAREMGAVSDVIVVGDLVHDEGVDAVRETVEGARDAAATAER, encoded by the coding sequence ATGAGCACGTGGGCGGACTGGGATCACGTCGTGAAGATCGACCCGGACAAGAGCCTGGTCGAGGGCGAGACCTTCGAGGACGTCTGCGAGACCGGGACGGACGCCCTGGAGATCGGCGGGACGCTGGACGTCACCAGCGAGAAGATGGAGCGGGTGATCGACGCCTGCGCGAAGTACGACGTCCCGCTGTACCAGGAGCCGTCCAATCCCTCGGTCGTCGTCGACGACGAGGCCGTCGACGGCTACCTCGTGCCGACGGTCCTCAACGCCGGCGACCTCGCCTGGACGACGGGCTTCCACAAGGAGTGGGTCAAGACCAGCGACGTCGACTGGGACCGGACGACGACGGAGGCCTACGTCATCCTCAACCCCGACTGCAGCGCCGCGCAGCTGACCCAGGCGGACACCGATCAGGACGCCGACGACGTGGCGGCCTACGCCGAGATGGCCGAGCAGATGCTGGGCCAGGAGATCGTCTACGTCGAGTACTCGGGCACGCTGGGCGACCCGGAGAAGGTCGAGGCCGCCCACGAGGCCCTGGAGGAGTCGACGCTGTTCTACGGCGGCGGCATCCGCGACTACGAGTCCGCCCGCGAGATGGGCGCCGTCTCGGACGTGATCGTCGTGGGCGACCTGGTCCACGACGAGGGCGTCGACGCCGTCCGCGAGACCGTGGAGGGCGCGCGGGACGCGGCGGCCACGGCCGAGCGCTGA
- a CDS encoding AAA family ATPase, translating into MAYEGPNVYRAPYASSEAYSNFERTALTGVSLDTVHEHTDREFDGDRARLWGTTVEGSWKRIEPGDYLIFYRNGAYEHAAKVTDTERNEALGREVWPNHDSGDPWYCIIYLEEPIDLGVDSELIHDLAGYEVSHTQNFAPLNEMGIGGIVGRWGSVEEFINADHGSSEEQTTLDATGGSGSSPDATTDPEIDIRADPDVDVPESVLDGLYFPDDAGEEILDDVNSALNAGKHVIFTGPPGTGKTEIAQRVADYLADEHPDVYSGFQTTTATADWSTFETVGGYMPEEGDGDDLSFSPGQVLRCFKRDDRQRNDLLVIDEINRSDIDKSFGQLFTLLSGQGVQLPFTAEEEEVTVVPGREADGGLTAHEYVMPSSWRIFATMNSYDKTSLYEMSYAFMRRFAFVHVGAPDGETTEDWSALVRNYADTWDVSVDDRTIEVTAELWRVTNSTVDERRIGPALVEDILRHVAAASDRDAMTSAVTSYIFPQLEGLRRREEVVAELAQLPGVDRRRLLDRANEMLQVTADG; encoded by the coding sequence ATGGCGTACGAGGGCCCCAACGTCTACCGCGCTCCCTACGCGAGTTCCGAAGCGTACTCGAACTTCGAACGGACGGCGCTGACCGGCGTCTCGCTGGACACAGTTCACGAGCACACCGACAGGGAGTTCGATGGAGACCGCGCGCGGCTGTGGGGCACTACCGTCGAGGGGTCGTGGAAGCGTATCGAACCGGGCGACTACCTCATCTTCTATCGGAACGGGGCCTACGAACACGCCGCGAAGGTCACGGACACCGAGCGAAACGAGGCGCTCGGACGGGAAGTCTGGCCGAATCACGACAGCGGCGATCCCTGGTACTGCATCATCTATCTGGAGGAGCCGATCGACCTGGGCGTCGATTCCGAACTGATCCACGACCTGGCGGGATACGAGGTGAGTCATACGCAGAACTTCGCGCCGCTCAACGAGATGGGCATCGGCGGGATCGTCGGACGCTGGGGGTCCGTTGAGGAGTTCATCAACGCCGATCACGGCTCGTCAGAGGAGCAGACCACGCTCGACGCTACCGGTGGATCCGGATCATCTCCGGATGCGACTACCGATCCAGAGATCGACATCCGAGCGGATCCGGATGTCGACGTTCCCGAATCCGTGCTGGACGGACTGTACTTCCCGGACGATGCGGGTGAAGAGATCCTCGACGACGTCAACTCGGCGCTCAACGCCGGGAAGCACGTGATATTCACTGGTCCACCCGGCACCGGCAAGACGGAGATCGCCCAGCGGGTGGCCGACTACCTCGCGGACGAGCATCCCGACGTGTACTCGGGCTTCCAGACGACGACTGCAACGGCCGACTGGTCGACCTTCGAGACCGTCGGCGGTTACATGCCCGAAGAGGGGGACGGCGACGACCTCTCTTTCTCCCCCGGACAGGTGCTTCGATGCTTCAAGCGGGACGACCGTCAGCGGAACGACCTGCTCGTCATCGACGAGATCAACCGTTCGGACATCGACAAGTCCTTCGGCCAGCTGTTCACGCTCCTGTCCGGACAGGGCGTCCAGTTACCGTTTACAGCTGAGGAGGAAGAAGTGACGGTCGTTCCGGGCAGGGAGGCCGATGGAGGGCTGACAGCTCACGAGTACGTGATGCCGTCGTCGTGGCGGATCTTCGCGACGATGAACAGCTACGACAAGACCTCGCTGTACGAGATGTCCTACGCCTTTATGCGCCGCTTCGCGTTCGTCCACGTCGGCGCTCCTGACGGGGAGACTACGGAGGACTGGAGCGCGCTGGTCCGGAACTACGCCGACACGTGGGACGTGTCCGTCGACGACCGGACGATCGAGGTGACTGCCGAACTGTGGCGCGTGACTAACAGCACGGTCGACGAACGGCGGATCGGGCCGGCGCTCGTTGAGGACATTCTCCGCCACGTCGCCGCTGCATCCGACCGCGACGCGATGACCAGTGCCGTCACGAGCTATATTTTTCCGCAACTCGAGGGACTGCGCCGCCGCGAGGAAGTCGTAGCAGAACTCGCACAGCTCCCGGGTGTCGATCGCCGGCGGCTCCTCGATCGCGCGAACGAGATGTTGCAGGTGACCGCCGATGGATAG